The Pogona vitticeps strain Pit_001003342236 chromosome 3, PviZW2.1, whole genome shotgun sequence genome includes a window with the following:
- the GRTP1 gene encoding growth hormone-regulated TBC protein 1 isoform X2 yields MVVSGAQAHMEQNPGYYQKLLDGDKNDKLVETIKTDMNRTFPDNVKFRKTADPCLQKTLYNVLVAYGHHNQSVGYCQGMNFIAGYLILITRNEEETFWLLDALIGRILPDYYSPEMMGLKTDQEVLGELVKMKIPAVAELMEKHGIMWTLVVSRWFICLFIDILPVETVLRIWDCLFYEGSKIIFRVALTLIKQHQAFILEATNFPDICDKFKQITKGPFVTDCHNFMQKIFTEPGSLSMATIDKLRETCRANQIAQR; encoded by the exons ATGGTGGTCAGCGGCGCTCAGGCCCACATGGAACAAAACCCTGGATATTACCAGAAATTACTTGATGGGGACAAAAATGACAAGCTGGTGGAAACAATTAAGACAG acATGAATAGGACATTTCCAGACAATGTGAAATTCCGCAAAACTGCTGATCCATGTTTACAGAAGACACTCTACAATGTGTTAGTGGCATATGGGCATCATAATCAATCCGTGGGATACTGTCAG ggcATGAATTTCATAGCAGGATACCTGATTCTTATTACAAGGAATGAAGAGGAAACCTTTTGGTTGTTAGATGCTCTCATTGGCCGAATATTACCTG ATTATTATAGTCCAGAAATGATGGGTCTTAAAACAGATCAAGAAGTTCTTGGAGAGCTTGTGAAAATGAAGATTCCAGCTGTGGCAGAATTAATGGAGAAACATGGCATCATGTGGACCTTGGTGGTATCCCGCTggtttatatgtttatttattgacATTCTTCCAGTAGAG ACAGTACTTCGAATTTGGGACTGCTTGTTTTACGAGGGATCAAAAATAATTTTTCGTGTGGCCTTAACATTAATTAAGCAACACCAAGCTTTCATTTTGGAAGCCACTAACTTCCCAGATATCTGTGACAAATTTAAACAGATCACCAAAGGACCCTTTGTAACAGACTGTCACAATTTCATGCAG aaAATATTTACAGAGCCTGGAAGTTTGAGCATGGCTACAATAGACAAACTGCGAGAAACCTGTAGAGCAAATCAAATTGCTCAGAGATAA
- the GRTP1 gene encoding growth hormone-regulated TBC protein 1 isoform X1, translating to MEGEEERRRAKRDNRESNVHRVDPYGFERPEDFDYATYEEFFSRYLVVLTRRAIKWSKLLKGNNGALKSLKVKRYIRKGIPNEHRALVWMVVSGAQAHMEQNPGYYQKLLDGDKNDKLVETIKTDMNRTFPDNVKFRKTADPCLQKTLYNVLVAYGHHNQSVGYCQGMNFIAGYLILITRNEEETFWLLDALIGRILPDYYSPEMMGLKTDQEVLGELVKMKIPAVAELMEKHGIMWTLVVSRWFICLFIDILPVETVLRIWDCLFYEGSKIIFRVALTLIKQHQAFILEATNFPDICDKFKQITKGPFVTDCHNFMQKIFTEPGSLSMATIDKLRETCRANQIAQR from the exons atggagggggaggaagagcgGCGGCGAGCAAAGCGAGACAACCGGGAGAGCAACGTCCACAG AGTGGATCCATATGGATTTGAAAGGCCTGAAGATTTTGATTATGCAACATATGAAGAATTCTTTTCTAGATATTTGGTAGTACTCACCAGAAGAGCAATTAAGTGGTCCAAGCTTTTAAAGGGAAACAATGGTGCACTAAAAAGTTTAAAAG TGAAACGCTATATCAGGAAAGGCATTCCAAATGAGCACCGTGCACTGGTTTGGATGGTGGTCAGCGGCGCTCAGGCCCACATGGAACAAAACCCTGGATATTACCAGAAATTACTTGATGGGGACAAAAATGACAAGCTGGTGGAAACAATTAAGACAG acATGAATAGGACATTTCCAGACAATGTGAAATTCCGCAAAACTGCTGATCCATGTTTACAGAAGACACTCTACAATGTGTTAGTGGCATATGGGCATCATAATCAATCCGTGGGATACTGTCAG ggcATGAATTTCATAGCAGGATACCTGATTCTTATTACAAGGAATGAAGAGGAAACCTTTTGGTTGTTAGATGCTCTCATTGGCCGAATATTACCTG ATTATTATAGTCCAGAAATGATGGGTCTTAAAACAGATCAAGAAGTTCTTGGAGAGCTTGTGAAAATGAAGATTCCAGCTGTGGCAGAATTAATGGAGAAACATGGCATCATGTGGACCTTGGTGGTATCCCGCTggtttatatgtttatttattgacATTCTTCCAGTAGAG ACAGTACTTCGAATTTGGGACTGCTTGTTTTACGAGGGATCAAAAATAATTTTTCGTGTGGCCTTAACATTAATTAAGCAACACCAAGCTTTCATTTTGGAAGCCACTAACTTCCCAGATATCTGTGACAAATTTAAACAGATCACCAAAGGACCCTTTGTAACAGACTGTCACAATTTCATGCAG aaAATATTTACAGAGCCTGGAAGTTTGAGCATGGCTACAATAGACAAACTGCGAGAAACCTGTAGAGCAAATCAAATTGCTCAGAGATAA